In a genomic window of Ferrovum sp. JA12:
- the mdcC gene encoding malonate decarboxylase acyl carrier protein: MENIQLTCSSQAHPPALAESVLCGVVSSGNLEILVYCHEDQSATHFNVHTAAHGFTDIWHAVLQDFAQRHRVGGLAFDVNDAGATPAVVSLRLDQAFHNWCQSQ, from the coding sequence ATGGAAAACATTCAACTCACTTGTTCATCACAGGCCCACCCGCCCGCCTTGGCGGAGTCTGTGCTCTGTGGCGTGGTGTCCTCGGGTAACCTTGAAATTCTGGTCTATTGCCATGAAGACCAAAGTGCTACCCATTTTAATGTTCACACCGCAGCCCATGGTTTTACAGACATCTGGCATGCAGTCCTGCAGGATTTCGCACAGCGCCACAGGGTGGGCGGCTTGGCCTTTGATGTGAACGATGCAGGAGCCACTCCCGCGGTGGTCAGTTTACGTCTGGATCAAGCCTTCCACAACTGGTGTCAATCGCAATGA
- the rfbC gene encoding dTDP-4-dehydrorhamnose 3,5-epimerase: MIITPTLLADVLLIEPKVFGDDRGFFFESFNQREFERLTGVHDSFVQDNHSASVRGVLRGLHYQQQFAQGKLVRVIEGEVFDVAVDLREHSPTFGRWVGVRLSATNKHMLWIPKGFAHGFVTLSERAQFLYKTTDYWHPEDERCIRWNDPTLNILWPIDEAPTLSAKDSQGVAFAQASYYP, translated from the coding sequence ATGATCATTACCCCTACCCTGTTAGCTGATGTCTTATTAATTGAACCCAAAGTATTCGGCGATGACCGGGGGTTCTTCTTTGAAAGTTTTAACCAACGAGAGTTTGAACGTTTAACGGGGGTTCATGACAGTTTTGTACAAGACAATCACTCCGCCTCTGTGCGTGGCGTTTTACGAGGACTCCACTATCAACAGCAATTCGCCCAGGGCAAACTGGTGCGGGTCATTGAAGGGGAAGTCTTTGATGTGGCGGTGGACTTAAGAGAGCACTCCCCCACCTTTGGGCGCTGGGTGGGAGTTAGACTATCGGCTACCAACAAACACATGTTATGGATTCCAAAGGGGTTCGCCCATGGTTTTGTTACACTCAGTGAACGGGCGCAGTTTTTATATAAAACCACGGATTATTGGCATCCTGAGGATGAGCGCTGCATTCGGTGGAATGACCCCACCCTCAATATCCTTTGGCCCATTGATGAAGCGCCCACCCTATCAGCGAAGGATAGTCAAGGGGTAGCCTTTGCACAAGCCAGTTACTACCCTTAG
- a CDS encoding MBL fold metallo-hydrolase, protein MRFASLGSGSEGNAWLIESTNTCLMLDCGFSVSEVVRRMIRLGKSAQDITAILVTHEHSDHLSGVARFAKRFNIPVYASFGTLSFCREDMPEELCHELFSDDPIIIGDMKVTPFLVPHDAREPLQFVFDDQLKRLGIVTDVGHVTQHMIQCLYNLDALALESNHDEQLLLQGSYPRQLKNRVVGEFGHLSNDQAVDLLRELNVNQLSHVVAAHLSQANNRPEIVRELFMSVIQDEKRFAMATQQEGVDWRQC, encoded by the coding sequence ATGCGTTTTGCCTCACTGGGAAGTGGTAGTGAAGGAAACGCCTGGCTGATTGAGTCCACTAACACATGCTTGATGTTAGATTGCGGGTTTTCAGTGAGCGAAGTAGTGCGTCGCATGATAAGACTCGGTAAATCTGCGCAAGATATTACAGCGATTTTAGTGACCCATGAACACAGCGATCATTTGTCGGGGGTCGCCCGTTTTGCAAAGCGCTTTAATATCCCCGTTTATGCCAGCTTTGGCACACTCTCTTTTTGTCGTGAAGACATGCCTGAGGAGTTGTGTCATGAGTTGTTCAGTGATGATCCCATTATTATTGGCGATATGAAGGTCACTCCTTTTTTAGTCCCCCATGATGCACGGGAACCCTTGCAATTTGTTTTTGACGATCAGCTAAAGCGTTTGGGCATTGTCACCGATGTCGGTCATGTGACGCAGCATATGATCCAATGCTTATACAATCTTGATGCCCTTGCCTTGGAAAGTAACCATGATGAGCAGTTACTGTTACAAGGATCCTATCCGCGGCAACTAAAAAATCGAGTGGTGGGTGAGTTTGGTCATTTAAGTAATGATCAAGCAGTGGATTTATTACGAGAGTTGAATGTTAATCAGCTCTCCCATGTGGTAGCAGCCCATTTAAGTCAAGCTAATAACCGACCTGAAATTGTTCGTGAGTTATTTATGTCCGTGATCCAGGATGAGAAACGTTTTGCTATGGCAACACAACAAGAGGGGGTAGATTGGCGCCAATGTTGA
- a CDS encoding acyltransferase domain-containing protein yields the protein MRLAIIFSGQGAQQMKHYHELSQAIATQHWPQSVKLMLTDKVVDEAKLAHNQFAQPLITALQLVRWQRLSSQLAHSPILIAGYSAGESASYAAAGVWSEEDALAISLVRSRLMDQAIASLGPCALAYIEEGQTPGMVDVLAQHGVFGAITLAHGGLIVGGETKGLLAVASHCTQHHMNWRWLPISVPSHTPLMHGVEQPLLDYLATLKLSAPLYPLLAGGVSAVVSSVTELKKAFAYQTCHLLDWHHCLSVIREYRPQVVLEIGPGNALASMVRELDVGIMARSLDEFHSDGAVMDWLGRWC from the coding sequence ATGCGCCTAGCCATTATTTTTAGCGGTCAAGGAGCTCAGCAAATGAAGCATTATCATGAGCTCTCTCAAGCTATTGCAACACAGCACTGGCCTCAGAGTGTCAAGTTGATGCTGACAGACAAGGTGGTGGATGAGGCTAAACTCGCCCACAATCAGTTTGCCCAACCTCTGATTACTGCGTTGCAGTTAGTGCGTTGGCAAAGGCTCTCCTCACAACTTGCCCACTCTCCTATTTTAATTGCCGGTTATTCCGCCGGCGAGAGTGCTTCTTATGCGGCCGCAGGCGTATGGAGTGAGGAGGATGCCCTCGCTATTAGCCTCGTGCGATCGCGATTGATGGATCAGGCGATCGCCTCGCTTGGACCCTGTGCACTGGCCTATATTGAAGAGGGACAAACCCCTGGCATGGTGGATGTGTTAGCGCAGCATGGGGTGTTTGGGGCCATTACCCTCGCCCATGGTGGCTTGATTGTGGGCGGTGAAACTAAGGGGTTACTGGCGGTAGCGTCACATTGCACTCAGCATCACATGAATTGGCGTTGGTTACCCATTAGCGTTCCTTCCCACACGCCACTCATGCATGGGGTAGAACAACCTTTATTGGATTATTTAGCTACCCTGAAGCTCAGCGCTCCCCTTTATCCACTTCTGGCTGGGGGAGTGTCAGCGGTGGTGAGTTCAGTCACTGAACTTAAAAAAGCTTTCGCTTACCAAACCTGTCATCTGCTTGATTGGCATCACTGCTTGTCGGTGATCAGAGAGTATCGGCCCCAGGTTGTGCTTGAAATAGGCCCGGGTAACGCTCTGGCTAGCATGGTGCGTGAGCTTGATGTGGGGATTATGGCGCGCTCTTTAGATGAGTTTCACAGCGATGGAGCGGTGATGGATTGGTTGGGGCGGTGGTGTTGA
- a CDS encoding biotin-independent malonate decarboxylase subunit beta: MTQRPRSYREASARQRILHLCDRHSFHEWVGPLERLTSPHLHALDAPLAFDDGVVVGHALLAGKTVVIIAQEGLFNGGAVGEVHGAKIRGALLRAVEERVDYVILAVDSGGVRLHEANAGLIAISEIMRALFAVQEANIPVLALVGGSCGAFGGMGIVTRLCDVVIMSEEGRMGLSGPEVIETVKGIDEFDAKDRALVWRVTGGKVRRTLNEAQILVEDTFPAFREALERLLDAGVKPRGFSMATLQEQQSKLLERTQLDPAIREGAQLWRVLGMEGDVPLLSVAEFNQRLKGIDHES; encoded by the coding sequence ATGACTCAGAGACCACGCAGTTACCGTGAGGCCTCTGCCCGTCAACGAATACTCCATTTGTGTGATAGGCACAGCTTTCATGAGTGGGTGGGCCCCTTAGAGCGGCTCACCAGTCCTCATTTACACGCTTTAGATGCCCCCCTCGCCTTTGATGATGGCGTCGTGGTGGGCCATGCACTCCTAGCGGGTAAGACAGTGGTCATAATCGCCCAAGAGGGATTATTCAATGGCGGAGCCGTGGGCGAAGTCCATGGCGCTAAGATTCGTGGTGCTTTGCTAAGAGCAGTTGAGGAACGGGTGGATTATGTGATCTTGGCGGTGGACTCCGGTGGCGTACGCTTACATGAGGCAAACGCTGGACTCATTGCTATTTCAGAGATCATGCGTGCCTTGTTCGCCGTGCAGGAGGCCAATATTCCCGTGTTAGCCCTGGTGGGCGGCAGTTGCGGTGCCTTTGGTGGCATGGGTATTGTTACTCGCCTGTGCGATGTGGTGATTATGTCTGAGGAGGGTCGCATGGGGCTCTCTGGTCCTGAGGTTATTGAAACGGTAAAAGGCATCGATGAGTTTGACGCCAAGGATCGTGCCTTGGTATGGCGCGTGACAGGAGGCAAAGTTCGTCGAACGTTGAATGAGGCGCAAATTCTGGTTGAGGATACCTTCCCAGCTTTTCGTGAGGCGCTAGAGCGGCTCCTAGACGCCGGCGTGAAGCCCAGGGGTTTTTCTATGGCGACCTTACAAGAACAACAATCTAAGTTGTTAGAGCGCACACAATTGGATCCTGCTATTCGTGAAGGGGCTCAACTGTGGCGCGTCCTCGGCATGGAAGGGGACGTTCCTTTGTTGAGTGTGGCAGAGTTTAATCAACGTTTAAAGGGAATTGATCATGAGTCATGA
- the bamC gene encoding outer membrane protein assembly factor BamC codes for MGLPRRIGQLERGGMVLLVCVLSACSTTNSTLFKSKKVDYQSEAKTLPQPNLDVPPDLTPAQEDDRYSVPGEDTQTYSQYQKKQKNNPTEAVSAGTQQVLPKTSSLVSIERDGAQRWLVIHESPQVLWPKLRDFWMKEGFTLTLDNPKIGIMETNWNENSANLPQDFVQRMLSKVITNLYSSSLRDRFRTRVEQGKTPGTAEVFITHKGMEEVLSNDASTSVWEARPADPELEDEFIRRLALSLGVQQPLIDKEIKQDKQIALQAKKNNAVVKEQAIGDVLTLNDPFDRAWRSVGLALDRAGFTVQDRDREEGVYYVRYTDTEGVLAKKPGFFDRLAFWRSEDKSKETQTYRVKVVAKGVGAPSEVLVRNELDQPIPKALNQEILKLIKDQLQ; via the coding sequence ATGGGGTTACCACGCAGAATAGGTCAGTTAGAACGAGGGGGAATGGTTTTACTGGTTTGTGTGTTGTCTGCCTGTTCCACCACTAACAGCACATTATTTAAATCGAAAAAAGTGGATTACCAAAGTGAAGCAAAAACACTGCCACAGCCGAATTTAGATGTCCCTCCTGATCTCACCCCGGCGCAAGAGGATGATCGCTACAGTGTGCCAGGTGAAGATACCCAAACTTATTCGCAGTATCAAAAAAAGCAAAAAAACAACCCTACAGAAGCAGTTAGCGCAGGCACCCAGCAGGTGTTACCGAAAACCTCTTCCTTGGTCAGCATTGAGCGCGATGGGGCGCAGCGTTGGCTGGTGATTCATGAGTCTCCACAGGTATTGTGGCCAAAGTTGCGGGATTTTTGGATGAAAGAAGGGTTTACCCTGACCTTGGATAATCCAAAAATTGGCATTATGGAAACCAATTGGAATGAAAACAGTGCTAATTTGCCGCAGGATTTTGTGCAACGGATGTTAAGTAAAGTGATCACTAACCTCTATTCCTCCTCCTTGAGAGATCGGTTTAGAACACGTGTTGAGCAGGGCAAAACACCAGGTACTGCGGAGGTTTTTATTACTCACAAAGGGATGGAGGAGGTTCTCAGTAATGATGCTTCCACCTCAGTGTGGGAAGCGCGACCCGCTGACCCTGAGCTCGAAGATGAGTTCATTCGCCGCTTGGCATTGAGTCTGGGTGTTCAGCAACCTCTGATTGATAAAGAAATTAAACAAGATAAGCAAATAGCGCTTCAAGCTAAAAAGAACAATGCTGTCGTGAAAGAGCAAGCGATAGGGGATGTTTTAACCTTAAATGATCCCTTTGATCGCGCTTGGAGAAGTGTGGGCTTGGCTTTGGATCGCGCTGGGTTTACGGTGCAAGACCGTGATCGAGAAGAGGGAGTGTATTATGTTCGCTACACGGATACGGAGGGCGTACTCGCCAAGAAACCCGGTTTCTTTGATCGTTTGGCCTTCTGGCGTTCAGAGGATAAGTCTAAAGAGACGCAAACTTATCGAGTGAAAGTTGTCGCTAAGGGCGTGGGTGCCCCCTCGGAAGTATTGGTTCGAAACGAATTGGATCAACCAATCCCCAAGGCGCTTAATCAAGAAATATTGAAATTGATTAAAGATCAGTTACAGTAA
- the dapA gene encoding 4-hydroxy-tetrahydrodipicolinate synthase — protein MLQGSLVAIVTPMKDDGELDFDALTSLIDWHIDAGTAGIVIVGTTGESPTVSVAEHKALIDITVKHVAGRVAVIAGTGANSTQEAIELTRFAQQVGADYSLSVVPYYNKPTQQGMYEHFKAIAEAVTIPIILYNVPGRTVADLANDTVVRLSAIKNIVGLKDATADLYRASDLFDRLPADFACYTGDDGSAAAFMLMGGHGVISVTANVAPQLMADLCRHALAGDVAATRRINNKLLGLHRDLFVEANPIPVKWALAEMGRMGQYIRLPLTPLSEAHHHLIRAALQRAEAI, from the coding sequence ATGTTACAAGGTAGTCTTGTGGCCATTGTAACTCCCATGAAAGACGATGGGGAGTTAGACTTTGATGCATTAACATCGTTGATAGATTGGCATATTGATGCGGGTACAGCGGGTATTGTGATTGTGGGAACCACGGGAGAATCGCCCACGGTGTCTGTGGCAGAACACAAGGCCTTAATTGACATCACCGTCAAGCATGTGGCGGGTCGCGTTGCGGTCATCGCCGGCACAGGGGCTAACTCCACTCAGGAAGCCATTGAGCTCACGCGCTTTGCGCAACAGGTTGGGGCGGACTACAGTTTGTCAGTGGTGCCCTACTACAATAAACCGACGCAGCAGGGCATGTATGAGCATTTCAAGGCCATTGCTGAAGCGGTTACCATTCCTATCATTCTTTATAATGTGCCAGGGCGTACGGTGGCTGACCTGGCCAATGATACAGTGGTGCGTTTGTCGGCCATTAAAAATATTGTGGGGCTTAAGGACGCTACGGCGGATTTATACCGGGCCAGTGATTTATTTGATCGTCTGCCAGCGGATTTTGCTTGCTACACCGGTGATGACGGCTCAGCCGCCGCCTTTATGCTAATGGGCGGGCATGGCGTGATTTCTGTCACGGCCAATGTGGCCCCCCAATTGATGGCCGACCTCTGTCGCCATGCTCTGGCGGGTGATGTGGCTGCCACGCGAAGAATTAATAACAAGCTTCTAGGACTCCACCGAGATTTATTTGTTGAAGCCAACCCGATTCCTGTTAAATGGGCGTTGGCGGAAATGGGGCGCATGGGTCAGTATATCCGTTTGCCCTTGACACCGTTGTCAGAGGCGCACCATCATTTAATCCGTGCCGCCTTACAACGAGCAGAAGCGATTTAA
- the rfbD gene encoding dTDP-4-dehydrorhamnose reductase, with product MKILITGAQGQLGSSLATTLTPLGTLFAFGRAELDLANMPSALRTLERIQPDLIINAAAYTAVDRAEVEMELAYQVNAEAPMLLAQYCSHHACALIHYSTDYVFNGQKDSAYTEEDEPDPINVYGRTKRQGEVGILESGCPAFIFRTSWVYSLTGRNFLTTMQQLGATRDELRIVNDQWGSPTWTYSLARATFAIIDSLAQQPSLLKAIDQHRGIYHMSNQQLTTWYDFARAIFALAPTTARVTGIPSSQYPTPAQRPAMSGLNNQKLKDHFDISLANWHDALQECLQNT from the coding sequence ATGAAAATACTGATTACCGGTGCCCAAGGACAACTTGGTTCAAGCCTAGCCACCACACTCACTCCCCTTGGCACCCTGTTTGCTTTTGGGCGCGCGGAGTTGGATTTGGCTAACATGCCCTCGGCACTGCGCACCTTGGAGCGCATCCAACCCGACCTGATTATCAACGCTGCCGCCTACACTGCCGTAGACCGTGCTGAAGTGGAGATGGAGCTCGCTTATCAAGTCAACGCCGAAGCCCCGATGCTCCTTGCTCAATATTGTAGCCACCATGCTTGCGCCCTGATTCACTACTCCACCGATTATGTATTTAATGGGCAAAAAGATAGTGCCTACACGGAAGAGGATGAGCCTGACCCCATAAATGTCTATGGCCGCACTAAACGTCAAGGAGAAGTCGGGATACTAGAAAGCGGTTGCCCGGCCTTCATTTTTAGAACCAGTTGGGTCTATAGCTTGACTGGCCGCAATTTTTTAACCACCATGCAGCAACTTGGCGCCACGCGCGATGAGTTACGGATCGTCAATGATCAGTGGGGTAGCCCCACCTGGACCTATTCCCTGGCACGGGCAACTTTTGCCATCATTGATTCCCTGGCACAGCAACCTTCATTATTAAAAGCCATAGATCAGCATCGGGGTATTTATCATATGAGTAATCAACAACTCACCACTTGGTATGATTTTGCCCGAGCTATTTTTGCTCTAGCGCCCACCACAGCACGAGTGACGGGTATTCCATCCAGCCAATACCCAACCCCTGCACAGCGTCCAGCCATGAGTGGTCTTAATAACCAAAAACTCAAGGACCACTTTGACATCAGCCTTGCTAATTGGCATGATGCTCTGCAAGAGTGTTTACAGAATACATAA
- a CDS encoding biotin-independent malonate decarboxylase subunit gamma: MSHELIALWQRLFPLGYAIQVTGDTLCGSANTTLGPVHVLGTTNHVAVNSRIALTLAQQVMDCMLQDEETHQPRPIIMIADTQGQELSRREELLGLNGYFAHLARCVEAARLRGHRLVTLIHGEAVSGGFLAFGLLADAIVALPQVEVRVMDLRAMARITRIDYTRLTELAQDSPVFAPGPENYWRMGGIHELWTQEDNWAERLVAQCGGDSQDTRAALGLERKGRLLAFSVAQRVLHATPATPKA, encoded by the coding sequence ATGAGTCATGAGTTAATAGCCCTATGGCAGCGGTTGTTTCCGCTGGGTTACGCTATTCAAGTCACCGGGGACACTTTGTGTGGCAGCGCCAACACGACCCTAGGCCCCGTGCATGTGCTTGGGACCACCAACCATGTGGCCGTGAACTCAAGGATTGCCCTAACCCTCGCTCAACAGGTGATGGACTGTATGCTGCAGGATGAAGAGACTCATCAACCAAGACCCATCATCATGATAGCCGACACTCAGGGACAAGAATTATCGCGGCGCGAGGAATTACTCGGTTTAAACGGTTACTTTGCCCACCTCGCCCGCTGTGTAGAAGCGGCTCGCTTGCGAGGTCATCGTCTTGTGACGCTGATTCATGGTGAGGCGGTTTCCGGTGGCTTTTTGGCTTTTGGCTTACTGGCCGATGCCATTGTGGCACTGCCTCAGGTGGAGGTGCGGGTTATGGATTTGAGAGCCATGGCGCGTATTACCCGCATTGATTACACGCGTTTAACAGAACTCGCTCAAGACTCGCCTGTTTTTGCTCCCGGCCCGGAGAATTATTGGCGGATGGGGGGCATCCATGAACTATGGACCCAGGAGGACAATTGGGCCGAGCGTTTGGTGGCGCAATGTGGGGGTGACTCCCAAGATACTCGAGCGGCCTTAGGGTTGGAGAGAAAAGGGCGCTTACTGGCTTTCTCCGTTGCACAGCGAGTTCTTCATGCTACCCCTGCCACTCCAAAGGCATGA
- a CDS encoding phosphoribosyl-dephospho-CoA transferase MdcG domain-containing protein: MALDESCAVKPAHQRPFVELWQQSGYPFWLTRESNATHCQVGITHYTETSKERIKVSIPWQALKHYQAPPRLEEVLTKAPASWHSLLQAIVSLAEPYGVTVRVYGALVMAAWLGGGQLRPDSDVDLLFIPTQGTQLKTFLVELERLTLRLPNPRVDGEVRWLNQDVPWREYLKEDNQPCLIKSVEEVKWVARKDLSQALKQERLFLSQIAIQALYDELMLYPKPGLVSPLDKGSHSDMDVPLLWRSIQSLRHYFLKMVSLGQQQVSFERLRQEGVRAEKHMLTITGGVNTYRGAIFHLGLLLAARASQPITSASNICARILDLWGDELAQHQRLVRQRPSHGQLVYQRWKRPGALEMALSGYQLIVREVLPFYQHQRITESPSHARSATLLLLMAEVDDSTLLWRGGEQALLEVQQEARHILAMGSLAQPPVWARYVAFHYQLVGKGLSPGGSADLLSFTLALDRYAAPPPAMAPRSPLLTPHRVCA; this comes from the coding sequence ATGGCGCTAGATGAGTCTTGCGCGGTCAAGCCTGCTCATCAACGGCCTTTTGTTGAGCTCTGGCAACAATCGGGGTATCCCTTTTGGTTAACGCGAGAGAGTAACGCAACGCACTGCCAGGTGGGCATCACTCACTACACCGAGACAAGCAAAGAGCGCATAAAGGTGAGTATCCCTTGGCAGGCATTAAAGCATTATCAAGCCCCGCCAAGGTTGGAGGAAGTGCTCACTAAAGCCCCCGCCTCATGGCATTCCCTGTTGCAAGCCATCGTGAGTCTCGCCGAACCCTACGGGGTCACGGTGCGTGTCTACGGGGCATTGGTGATGGCAGCTTGGTTGGGGGGAGGACAATTACGTCCTGACAGTGATGTGGATCTGTTATTCATTCCCACTCAAGGTACCCAGTTAAAGACCTTTTTGGTAGAACTGGAGCGCTTAACTTTGCGCTTGCCCAACCCCCGGGTGGATGGCGAAGTGCGCTGGTTAAATCAAGATGTTCCTTGGCGAGAGTATCTCAAAGAGGATAATCAACCCTGCTTAATCAAAAGCGTCGAGGAAGTGAAATGGGTGGCGCGCAAGGATTTGTCTCAGGCTCTCAAGCAAGAGAGGCTGTTCTTGTCACAAATTGCCATCCAGGCTTTATATGACGAATTAATGCTCTACCCTAAACCTGGTCTTGTCAGCCCCCTTGATAAGGGCTCACACAGCGATATGGATGTACCACTTTTGTGGCGCAGTATACAGAGCTTACGCCATTATTTTTTAAAGATGGTGAGTCTGGGACAACAGCAGGTTTCCTTTGAGCGATTGCGGCAAGAGGGCGTACGCGCTGAAAAACACATGTTGACCATTACAGGTGGGGTCAATACCTACCGTGGCGCCATATTTCATTTGGGCTTGTTATTGGCCGCCAGGGCCTCTCAACCCATCACCTCGGCGAGCAATATCTGCGCACGAATTTTAGATTTATGGGGCGATGAATTAGCCCAACATCAACGTCTCGTTCGGCAGCGGCCGAGTCACGGACAGCTTGTCTACCAGCGCTGGAAAAGGCCCGGTGCACTAGAAATGGCTTTGTCCGGATATCAGCTGATTGTGCGTGAGGTATTGCCCTTTTATCAACACCAACGAATCACTGAATCCCCCAGTCATGCTCGCTCAGCAACGCTATTATTGTTAATGGCCGAGGTGGATGATTCCACGCTCCTGTGGCGCGGCGGCGAGCAGGCCTTACTTGAGGTACAACAAGAGGCGCGCCATATCTTGGCCATGGGAAGCCTTGCGCAACCCCCTGTATGGGCAAGATATGTCGCTTTTCATTATCAACTGGTGGGCAAAGGATTGAGCCCTGGTGGCAGTGCTGATTTATTGTCTTTTACCCTAGCCCTCGATCGCTATGCCGCTCCCCCTCCCGCCATGGCTCCTCGCTCCCCCTTACTGACACCGCACCGTGTATGCGCCTAG
- a CDS encoding sulfite exporter TauE/SafE family protein, with amino-acid sequence MEPISVLIGVVLLGVYTGAQNFMAGGGTFIIFPVLLLIGLDPVTASMTAAMGLFPNQLSSAHVSRTLATGINTLSLKKLIVVSLLAGCTGSILLSITPSRVFSHLVPWLTLLATLIFAWGSFVTQSAVADGLKGGGGEARQHTDRRLLIAQIVIALYGGYFAAGIGFLMLAALTMSGLETRRAIATKNVLVVAITSMSFVIYALSARVNWPIAIALALGALAGSWLGAWLIQHIANRWLKIYVVGVGLLLTIWLFLR; translated from the coding sequence ATGGAACCTATTTCAGTTTTAATCGGTGTGGTGCTGTTGGGGGTGTATACGGGAGCGCAGAATTTTATGGCGGGAGGAGGGACTTTTATTATCTTCCCGGTGCTCTTATTAATCGGCCTTGATCCGGTTACGGCAAGCATGACCGCGGCCATGGGACTCTTTCCGAATCAGTTAAGCTCCGCTCATGTTAGCCGAACCCTCGCCACGGGCATTAATACCCTCTCGTTGAAAAAATTGATTGTAGTGAGTTTACTGGCGGGATGCACGGGTTCTATTTTGTTAAGTATTACGCCCTCAAGAGTATTTAGTCATTTGGTCCCCTGGTTGACCTTATTGGCGACATTGATATTCGCCTGGGGATCCTTTGTGACCCAGAGCGCTGTGGCGGATGGGCTTAAGGGCGGAGGGGGAGAGGCTAGGCAACATACCGACAGGCGCTTACTGATAGCGCAAATTGTCATTGCCCTGTATGGGGGCTATTTTGCTGCTGGCATAGGTTTTTTAATGCTGGCCGCCTTAACCATGAGTGGTCTTGAGACGAGACGGGCTATTGCCACGAAAAATGTATTGGTTGTGGCTATTACCTCCATGTCTTTTGTGATCTATGCCCTCTCCGCACGGGTCAACTGGCCAATAGCCATAGCCTTGGCCTTGGGCGCATTGGCAGGATCCTGGTTAGGAGCCTGGCTGATTCAACACATTGCTAACCGTTGGCTTAAAATCTATGTGGTAGGGGTCGGGCTACTCTTAACTATTTGGTTGTTTTTGCGTTAA